A section of the Clostridium omnivorum genome encodes:
- a CDS encoding ABC-three component system middle component 2: MIEDRNKVFSDLVIDSVRLLILISKFDYKKTFKLTLDKIMLYDFYLQFPNTMFKNNKDVEIGNIDFFEYYSYYHWKPRDDQYLMALNYLISKQLILRKIENNKFYYLVSELGVEFVNDLTSEYKLKLDRIATIVKQKISKLSDETVENQILEKIKFGIRYEG, from the coding sequence ATGATTGAAGATAGAAATAAAGTATTTTCTGATTTAGTTATAGATTCTGTTAGATTGTTAATTTTGATATCTAAATTTGATTATAAGAAGACATTCAAACTAACACTAGATAAAATTATGCTATATGACTTTTATTTACAGTTTCCAAATACAATGTTTAAAAATAATAAAGATGTTGAAATTGGGAATATTGATTTTTTTGAATACTATTCTTATTATCATTGGAAGCCAAGAGACGATCAATATTTGATGGCGTTAAACTATTTAATTTCTAAGCAATTAATATTGAGGAAAATCGAAAATAACAAATTTTATTATTTGGTTTCAGAATTAGGAGTTGAATTTGTTAATGATTTAACATCAGAATATAAATTAAAATTAGATAGAATTGCAACTATAGTTAAACAAAAAATATCAAAACTAAGTGATGAAACTGTGGAAAATCAAATATTAGAGAAAATAAAATTTGGCATAAGATATGAAGGGTGA